The following coding sequences lie in one Apium graveolens cultivar Ventura chromosome 3, ASM990537v1, whole genome shotgun sequence genomic window:
- the LOC141712272 gene encoding protein WHAT'S THIS FACTOR 1 homolog, chloroplastic-like: MVFLRYSSMSSVSYHLRFFRNMSLWSMKKDPDLESALSRNRRWIVNNQIKNIVLRCPNQVASVKLLQRKFKTLDLQGKALNWLKKYPCCFDVYLEIDELYCRLTKRMMFLVEEEESVKDLQEGVYVERLAKLLMLSVNQRLNVLKLNELKRNFGLPDDYLIRIIPKFPELFRVVNYSGRRSSLEIELISWDPKLAISAIETSAERQGVVPCFSCSLPSTWVKSWDRFREFNSTPYISPYSDPGGLMEGSPEMDKRIVGLVHEILSLTLWKKLSIIKLGHFKREFCLPEKLNALLLKHPGIFYVSNRYQIYTVLLRDEYKGSELIDKDPLVVVKEKFGELMQEGLHEYNRRHYFQNLEKNRKKGLIPVRPEKRIEKSGEMTEQNDQGGDLGGILDAEERKRFYRVLFDDSCP; encoded by the coding sequence ATGGTGTTCCTTCGGTACTCTAGTATGTCTAGTGTATCATATCATCTCCGATTCTTCCGAAACATGTCTCTTTGGTCAATGAAGAAAGATCCAGATCTTGAATCAGCTTTATCACGAAATCGCAGATGGATAGTAAATAATCAGATCAAGAATATAGTCTTACGTTGTCCTAACCAGGTTGCATCAGTTAAGCTCCTTCAAAGAAAGTTCAAGACTCTTGATCTTCAGGGAAAGGCTCTGAACTGGCTAAAAAAGTACCCATGTTGCTTTGATGTTTATCTAGAAATTGATGAACTTTATTGCAGATTGACAAAACGAATGATGTTTCTAGTAGAAGAGGAAGAGTCTGTTAAAGATCTGCAGGAAGGAGTATATGTGGAGCGGTTAGCAAAGTTGTTGATGTTGAGTGTAAATCAGAGGCTCAATGTTTTAAAACTCAATGAATTGAAGAGAAATTTTGGGCTTCCagatgattatttaattagaattATACCCAAGTTTCCTGAACTATTTCGAGTTGTTAATTATAGTGGGAGACGGAGTTCATTGGAGATTGAGCTTATATCTTGGGATCCCAAACTAGCAATTTCTGCAATTGAAACTTCAGCTGAAAGACAAGGTGTGGTGCCGTGTTTTTCATGTTCATTGCCCTCTACGTGGGTTAAGTCTTGGGATAGGTTTCGCGAATTCAATTCAACTCCATATATTTCACCTTATTCAGATCCCGGGGGTCTAATGGAGGGATCACCTGAAATGGATAAGAGAATTGTAGGTTTAGTTCATGAAATACTTTCACTTACTTTGTGGAAAAAATTATCAATTATCAAGCTGGGTCATTTTAAGAGAGAATTCTGCTTGCCGGAGAAATTAAACGCTCTGCTTTTAAAGCACCCAGGTATATTCTATGTGTCAAACAGATATCAGATCTACACAGTTCTTCTTCGAGATGAATATAAAGGGTCAGAACTGATTGACAAGGACCCTCTTGTTGTTGTGAAGGAGAAATTTGGAGAATTGATGCAGGAGGGGCTTCATGAGTACAATCGGAGGCACTATTTTCAGAATTTAGAAAAGAATAGAAAAAAAGGTCTAATTCCTGTGAGACCTGAGAAAAGGATTGAAAAAAGCGGCGAGATGACTGAACAAAACGATCAGGGAGGTGATTTAGGTGGCATTTTGGACGCAGAAGAAAGAAAGCGATTCTATAGAGTTCTTTTTGATGACTCGTGTCCATAG